In Bacillus sp. Cs-700, one genomic interval encodes:
- a CDS encoding cation:proton antiporter, with translation MEHLDMHHIFELGLILTMIAAGITAIAKKLKQPYPIALVIIGTLIGLFNVPVLEPLKMFITEGDVFNFVILTIFLPALLGEAALKLPFEHLNQNKKPILALAFGGTFLSFLVIGFSTHFLLGLSIPVAFVFAALMSATDPVSVLSIFKSMGVNHKLSTVIEGESLFNDGLAVVLFKISAFSLLAYLDMGWGGLTSGAFEFVKVVAGGLLVGGGLGYAISILTKYFDDYPLEIIFSILLFYGSYLTAESIHVSGVIAVVVAALTFGNFGSRVGMSPTTRLNINNFWDVAALLANSIVFLMVGLEITRINFSDQWGTIGLALLIVLIGRSVAVYGSTLFVKGLPWSWRHVLNWGGLKGSLSIALVLSLPGDFDGRDTVLILTFSIVLFSLVIQGLTIKPLISYFGLRAKHSGSKEYEDIVANLHRYEAGVAEIKKVKTQLFVPEPVYSELLNRYQGEIDKSHRELDTLLKEYPELKRSQLITLRKHSLYAQYDKINQLEQEEIISGEIAGKYKELLNNGLAEFEEEEVVKDSKRTH, from the coding sequence ATGGAACATTTAGATATGCATCACATATTTGAACTCGGACTTATTCTTACGATGATTGCGGCTGGTATTACGGCTATTGCAAAAAAACTGAAGCAACCATATCCCATTGCCCTCGTCATCATAGGAACGTTAATTGGATTATTTAACGTTCCGGTACTGGAGCCGCTTAAAATGTTTATTACTGAGGGGGACGTTTTTAATTTCGTTATTCTAACGATTTTCCTTCCAGCACTTCTAGGCGAGGCCGCTTTGAAATTACCTTTTGAACATTTAAATCAAAACAAAAAGCCGATCCTTGCTCTGGCTTTTGGGGGAACCTTTCTTTCTTTTCTAGTGATTGGGTTTTCTACCCATTTTCTACTAGGATTATCAATTCCCGTAGCATTCGTATTTGCGGCATTAATGAGTGCGACTGATCCCGTTAGTGTATTATCGATTTTTAAAAGTATGGGAGTCAATCATAAGCTTTCAACAGTTATAGAAGGAGAAAGTTTGTTTAATGATGGGCTTGCGGTTGTACTGTTTAAAATATCTGCTTTTTCTCTTCTAGCCTATCTCGATATGGGCTGGGGAGGACTAACGAGCGGTGCTTTTGAATTTGTAAAAGTTGTAGCGGGTGGATTACTGGTCGGTGGTGGTTTAGGCTATGCCATTTCCATCCTTACGAAGTACTTTGATGACTATCCACTTGAGATTATTTTTAGTATCCTTCTTTTCTACGGTTCTTATTTAACTGCAGAAAGCATTCATGTATCCGGTGTTATTGCCGTCGTAGTAGCAGCATTAACATTTGGTAACTTTGGCTCAAGAGTGGGTATGAGTCCAACTACCCGATTAAATATTAATAACTTTTGGGACGTAGCTGCACTGCTAGCGAATTCAATTGTATTTCTCATGGTTGGTCTAGAGATTACACGTATCAACTTTTCTGATCAGTGGGGAACAATTGGTCTAGCGCTCCTAATCGTTCTTATTGGAAGAAGTGTTGCGGTTTATGGCAGTACGCTATTCGTCAAGGGCCTTCCGTGGTCATGGAGACATGTTCTTAACTGGGGAGGTTTAAAAGGTTCTTTATCAATAGCTCTTGTTCTTAGCTTACCAGGCGATTTTGACGGACGAGATACGGTGTTAATTCTTACCTTCAGCATTGTGTTATTTTCTTTAGTGATACAAGGGTTAACGATTAAGCCGCTTATTAGCTATTTTGGCTTAAGAGCAAAGCACAGCGGATCAAAAGAGTATGAAGATATCGTTGCTAATTTGCATCGTTATGAAGCGGGAGTAGCAGAGATTAAGAAAGTAAAGACGCAACTCTTCGTACCTGAACCAGTTTATTCGGAATTGCTAAATCGTTACCAGGGTGAAATTGATAAAAGTCACCGAGAACTTGATACCTTGTTAAAGGAGTATCCGGAGCTTAAGAGAAGTCAGCTCATAACGTTAAGAAAGCACTCACTTTACGCTCAGTATGATAAGATTAACCAACTAGAACAAGAAGAAATCATTTCGGGAGAAATAGCTGGAAAGTATAAAGAACTATTGAATAATGGTCTTGCTGAATTTGAAGAAGAGGAAGTTGTGAAAGATTCAAAAAGAACACATTAA
- a CDS encoding GNAT family N-acetyltransferase: protein MPYLQTDRLTIIPFSFDLIKAMTNKKELEKLLHVEVPEEFNNVQFEQFLPFHLTDSTISSQRWEGILIHTSDEKVIGTMGYNNLEATNNLEVGYQLIPDYRNKGYAIEMASALVSWAFPDKESNEGKEEMNNVMDRTGLSKLTVEPHLLKHKIDEEKFIKENEYM, encoded by the coding sequence ATGCCTTATCTTCAGACCGATCGTCTGACCATCATTCCTTTCTCTTTTGATTTGATCAAAGCAATGACAAATAAGAAGGAACTAGAAAAGCTTTTGCATGTCGAAGTACCTGAAGAATTTAATAACGTTCAGTTTGAACAATTTTTACCTTTTCATCTAACTGATAGCACTATTTCAAGCCAAAGATGGGAAGGGATATTAATTCATACTTCAGATGAAAAAGTCATTGGTACGATGGGATATAACAATTTAGAAGCGACAAACAATCTTGAAGTTGGATATCAGTTAATTCCTGACTATCGCAATAAAGGATACGCCATTGAAATGGCTAGTGCTCTCGTTAGCTGGGCTTTTCCAGATAAGGAAAGTAATGAGGGTAAAGAAGAGATGAACAACGTGATGGACCGCACTGGTTTATCTAAATTAACAGTAGAACCACATCTCCTAAAACACAAAATTGATGAAGAAAAGTTTATAAAAGAAAATGAATATATGTAA